One Salmo trutta chromosome 26, fSalTru1.1, whole genome shotgun sequence DNA window includes the following coding sequences:
- the LOC115163285 gene encoding serine/threonine-protein kinase DCLK1 isoform X4, which translates to MELEHFDEREKAQRNTRRGSRNNGLPSPTHSAHCSLYRTRTLQSLASEKKAKKVRFYRNGDRYFKGIVYAISQDRFRSIDALLADLTRSLSDNVNLPQGVRTIYSIDGTKRISGMEQLEEGESYVCGSIESYKKLDYTKNVNPNWSVGVKTAAAASARGPPSLGSAKAGAPETRETKDFIRPKLVTIIRSGVKPRKAIRILLNKKTAHSFEQVLSDITDAIKLDSGVVKRLYTVDGKLVTCLQDFFGDDDIFMACGPEKFRYQDDFLLDESECRVVKSTSYGRISSLLGRYSPRGGGSPRGGGSRRSSGSANGTVGSQLSTPRSGKSPSPSPTSPASLRRHRGSQHSGSSLSLASTKVCSSMDEGDGAGSEAELNLLSDECPSVPPSIAERYKVGRTLGDGTFAVVRECVERCTGREYALKIINKVKCRGKEHMIQNEVSILRRVKHPNIVLLIEEMDTYSELYLVMELVKREMQVG; encoded by the exons ATGGAGCTGGAGCACTTTGACGAGCGGGAGAAAGCCCAGAGAAACACCCGCAGAGGCTCCAGGAACAACGGGCTGCCGAGCCCCACTCACAGCGCCCACTGTAGTCTGTACAGGACCCGGACACTGCAGTCTCTAGCCTCGGAGAAGAAGGCCAAGAAGGTCCGCTTTTATCGCAATGGAGACCGCTACTTCAAAGGGATTGTCTACGCTATTTCCCAGGACAGGTTCCGGTCTATAGACGCCCTGTTGGCCGATCTGACCCGCTCCCTGTCAGATAATGTGAACCTGCCCCAGGGGGTCCGGACCATCTACTCTATCGACGGGACCAAGAGAATATCCGGCATGGAGCAGCTGGAGGAAG GAGAGAGCTATGTGTGTGGCTCCATAGAGTCATACAAGAAGCTGGACTACACTAAGAATGTCAACCCCAACTGGTCAGTTGGGGTGAAGACAGCTGCGGCTGCCTCTGCACGTGGCCCCCCATCCCTGGGCAGTGCCAAGGCTGGGGCCCCGGAGACCAGGGAGACTAAGGACTTCATTCGGCCCAAACTGGTCACCATCATCCGCAGCGGGGTGAAGCCTCGTAAGGCCATCCGCATCCTCCTCAACAAGAAGACTGCCCACTCCTTTGAACAGGTTCTCTCTGACATCACAGACGCCATCAAGCTGGACTCTGGGGTCGTCAAGAGACTGTACACCGTGGACGGGAAGCTG GTGACATGCCTTCAGGACTTCTTTGGTGACGATGACATCTTTATGGCCTGTGGTCCAGAGAAGTTTCGCTACCAAGATGACTTCCTCTTAGATGAGAGTG AGTGTAGGGTGGTGAAGTCGACGTCATACGGTCGGATCTCCTCTCTGCTGGGACGCTACTCACCCAGAGGAGGAGGCTCTCCCAGAGGAGGAGGCTCACGCCGAAGCTCAGGCTCAG ccaATGGGACGGTAGGCAGTCAGCTGTCGACTCCTCGATCTGGGAAGTCCCCCAGCCCCTCGCCTACCAGTCCTGCAAGCCTCCGACGACACAGG GGGTCCCAACACAGTGGCTCATCCCTGTCTCTAGCCTCCACCAAGGTGTGTAGCTCCATGGATGAGGGAGACGGAGCAGGAAGTGAAG CGGAGCTGAACCTGCTGAGTGATGAATGTCCCTCAGTCCCTCCGTCCATCGCTGAGAGGTACAAGGTGGGGAGGACTTTAGGTGACGGTACCTTTGCTGTGGTCAGAGAGTGTGTGGAGAGATGTACCGGCAGAGAATACGCCCTGAAGATCATCAACAAAGTCAAATGTCGGGGAAAG GAACACATGATCCAGAACGAGGTGTCCATCCTCCGTCGTGTCAAACATCCCAACATTGTCCTGCTGATCGAGGAAATGGACACCTACAGCGAGCTCTACCTGGTCATGGAGCTGGTCAAG agagagatgcaagTGGGATGA
- the LOC115163283 gene encoding spartin isoform X2 — protein MEEANQDAFDRARLQVIKDGYEKAFECINRGLTEDEAGHKAQALAQYTQGRQHLLRAISVPSQGDECVGSSWESARQMQHKMQETLNNITTRLAALETSPDPEFPPPRDASNGVPGTASNSNLYPKLEKEKPERPSPPELLMSNRQAGAVGGSVFPSLPLSPTRQSVVPGELPPAYSSQAADGHLTISYGTESGEMSLVGEEFYSHMSPSPPSPQSLGEDGEELFFLPHGVQIFFVTPDGQVSAPSYPGYLRMVKFTSQQSERVPNRPPAFLQVCDWLYPLMATDSPVLLCNTGVFMFPDMMASAPGSYVGVVLSSELPVEDRQLFQDLLSQMTDLRVQAPNEAADSINLSQKVSIAPLEEEEAPAAAEEEEEEKNLPEWSEKVASGILTGASWLSWGLVKGAEFTGIAIQKGASKLREHITPEDKPAHISPSVSKGLHVAKQATGGAVRVSQFLVDGVCMVAGCVGRELAPHVKKHGGKLVPESMKKDKDGRSNIDGAMVVAASGVQGFATMWTGLEVAAKNITVSVASETVNTVKHKFRGLQNILDPPNDKKTCMGRQPARPQTML, from the exons ATGGAGGAAGCCAATCAAGATGCCTTTGACAGAGCCAGGCTGCAAGTGATCAAAGATGGCTATGAGAAGGCCTTTGAGTGCATCAACAGAGGCCTGACAGAGGATGAAGCTGGCCACAAGGCCCAGGCCCTGGCCCAGTACACACAGGGTCGCCAGCACCTCCTCAGGGCCATCAGTGTGCCCTCACAAGGGGACGAGTGTGTTGGCAGCTCCTGGGAGTCAGCCCGCCAGATGCAGCACAAGATGCAGGAGACTCTGAACAACATCACCACTCGATTGGCGGCCCTAGAGACCAGCCCAGACCCTGAGTTCCCACCACCTAGAGATGCCTCTAATGGAGTCCCTGGGACAGCCTCTAACTCAAACCTCTACCCCAAACTGGAGAAGGAGAAACCAGAGCGGCCGTCTCCACCCGAGCTGCTGATGTCTAACCGCCAGGCTGGAGCTGTGGGAGGCAGTGTGTttccctccctgcctctttctCCCACTAGACAGTCTGTGGTGCCTGGCGAGCTGCCCCCAGCCTACTCTTCCCAGGCGGCTGACGGCCACCTGACTATCTCCTATGGGACAGAGTCTGGAGAAATGTCGCTGGTGGGAGAGGAGTTCTACAGCCACatgtccccctctcccccctctcctcagagcctgggggaggatggagaggaactCTTCTTTCTGCCTCACGGGGTGCAGATATTCTTTGTCACACCTGACGGCCAGGTCAGCGCTCCCTCCTACCCAGGGTACCTGCGGATGGTCAAGTTCACCAGCCAGCAGTCAGAGAGAGTGCCCAACCGGCCCCCAGCCTTCCTGCAG GTGTGTGATTGGCTGTACCCGCTGATGGCCACTGACTCCCCCGTCCTGCTGTGTAACACAGGGGTGTTCATGTTCCCAGACATGATGGCGTCCGCCCCGGGGTCCTACGTGGGCGTTGTGCTGTCCTCTGAACTGCCTGTAGAAGACAGACAGCTGTTCCAGGACCTGCTGTCCCAGATGACAGACCTCAGGGTGCAG GCTCCAAATGAGGCAGCAGACAGCATCAACCTGAGCCAGAAGGTGTCCATCGCTCCCCTCGAGGAAGAGGAGGCCCCTGCagcagcagaggaggaggaggaggagaagaacctGCCAGAGTGGAGCGAGAAAGTGGCCAGCGGCATCCTCACAG GGGCATCGTGGCTGAGCTGGGGCCTGGTGAAGGGGGCTGAGTTCACTGGCATAGCCATCCAGAAGGGGGCGTCCAAACTGCGGGAGCACATCACCCCCGAGGACAAGCCAGCCCACATCAGCCCCTCTGTCTCCAAGGGATTGCATGTAGCCAAACAGGCCACCGGGGGCGCTGTCCGCGTCAGCCAGTTCCTTG TGGACGGTGTGTGTATGGTGGCAGGGTGTGTGGGTAGAGAGCTAGCTCCCCACGTGAAGAAACATGGAGGCAAGTTGGTCCCGGAGTCCATGAAGAAAGACAAAGATGGACGATCCAACATCGATGGAGCCATGGTGGTGGCTGCTAGCGGCGTTCAAG GCTTCGCTACCATGTGGACCGGCTTGGAAGTAGCAGCAAAGAACATCACCGTCTCCGTTGCCTCAGAAACTGTCAACACTGTCAAGCATAA ATTTAGGGGTCTACAAAACATCTTAGACCCTCCTAATGACAAGAAGACAT GTATGGGGCGGCAGCCGGCCAGGCCACAGACCATGCTGTGA
- the LOC115163283 gene encoding spartin isoform X1, translating into MEEANQDAFDRARLQVIKDGYEKAFECINRGLTEDEAGHKAQALAQYTQGRQHLLRAISVPSQGDECVGSSWESARQMQHKMQETLNNITTRLAALETSPDPEFPPPRDASNGVPGTASNSNLYPKLEKEKPERPSPPELLMSNRQAGAVGGSVFPSLPLSPTRQSVVPGELPPAYSSQAADGHLTISYGTESGEMSLVGEEFYSHMSPSPPSPQSLGEDGEELFFLPHGVQIFFVTPDGQVSAPSYPGYLRMVKFTSQQSERVPNRPPAFLQVCDWLYPLMATDSPVLLCNTGVFMFPDMMASAPGSYVGVVLSSELPVEDRQLFQDLLSQMTDLRVQAPNEAADSINLSQKVSIAPLEEEEAPAAAEEEEEEKNLPEWSEKVASGILTGASWLSWGLVKGAEFTGIAIQKGASKLREHITPEDKPAHISPSVSKGLHVAKQATGGAVRVSQFLVDGVCMVAGCVGRELAPHVKKHGGKLVPESMKKDKDGRSNIDGAMVVAASGVQGFATMWTGLEVAAKNITVSVASETVNTVKHKYGAAAGQATDHAVNSAINMGVTAFNIDNLGIKAAVKKTGKQTAVAILEDYQLRDPNTNQKQVEKRDK; encoded by the exons ATGGAGGAAGCCAATCAAGATGCCTTTGACAGAGCCAGGCTGCAAGTGATCAAAGATGGCTATGAGAAGGCCTTTGAGTGCATCAACAGAGGCCTGACAGAGGATGAAGCTGGCCACAAGGCCCAGGCCCTGGCCCAGTACACACAGGGTCGCCAGCACCTCCTCAGGGCCATCAGTGTGCCCTCACAAGGGGACGAGTGTGTTGGCAGCTCCTGGGAGTCAGCCCGCCAGATGCAGCACAAGATGCAGGAGACTCTGAACAACATCACCACTCGATTGGCGGCCCTAGAGACCAGCCCAGACCCTGAGTTCCCACCACCTAGAGATGCCTCTAATGGAGTCCCTGGGACAGCCTCTAACTCAAACCTCTACCCCAAACTGGAGAAGGAGAAACCAGAGCGGCCGTCTCCACCCGAGCTGCTGATGTCTAACCGCCAGGCTGGAGCTGTGGGAGGCAGTGTGTttccctccctgcctctttctCCCACTAGACAGTCTGTGGTGCCTGGCGAGCTGCCCCCAGCCTACTCTTCCCAGGCGGCTGACGGCCACCTGACTATCTCCTATGGGACAGAGTCTGGAGAAATGTCGCTGGTGGGAGAGGAGTTCTACAGCCACatgtccccctctcccccctctcctcagagcctgggggaggatggagaggaactCTTCTTTCTGCCTCACGGGGTGCAGATATTCTTTGTCACACCTGACGGCCAGGTCAGCGCTCCCTCCTACCCAGGGTACCTGCGGATGGTCAAGTTCACCAGCCAGCAGTCAGAGAGAGTGCCCAACCGGCCCCCAGCCTTCCTGCAG GTGTGTGATTGGCTGTACCCGCTGATGGCCACTGACTCCCCCGTCCTGCTGTGTAACACAGGGGTGTTCATGTTCCCAGACATGATGGCGTCCGCCCCGGGGTCCTACGTGGGCGTTGTGCTGTCCTCTGAACTGCCTGTAGAAGACAGACAGCTGTTCCAGGACCTGCTGTCCCAGATGACAGACCTCAGGGTGCAG GCTCCAAATGAGGCAGCAGACAGCATCAACCTGAGCCAGAAGGTGTCCATCGCTCCCCTCGAGGAAGAGGAGGCCCCTGCagcagcagaggaggaggaggaggagaagaacctGCCAGAGTGGAGCGAGAAAGTGGCCAGCGGCATCCTCACAG GGGCATCGTGGCTGAGCTGGGGCCTGGTGAAGGGGGCTGAGTTCACTGGCATAGCCATCCAGAAGGGGGCGTCCAAACTGCGGGAGCACATCACCCCCGAGGACAAGCCAGCCCACATCAGCCCCTCTGTCTCCAAGGGATTGCATGTAGCCAAACAGGCCACCGGGGGCGCTGTCCGCGTCAGCCAGTTCCTTG TGGACGGTGTGTGTATGGTGGCAGGGTGTGTGGGTAGAGAGCTAGCTCCCCACGTGAAGAAACATGGAGGCAAGTTGGTCCCGGAGTCCATGAAGAAAGACAAAGATGGACGATCCAACATCGATGGAGCCATGGTGGTGGCTGCTAGCGGCGTTCAAG GCTTCGCTACCATGTGGACCGGCTTGGAAGTAGCAGCAAAGAACATCACCGTCTCCGTTGCCTCAGAAACTGTCAACACTGTCAAGCATAA GTATGGGGCGGCAGCCGGCCAGGCCACAGACCATGCTGTGAACTCAGCCATTAACATGGGCGTCACCGCCTTCAACATTGACAACCTGGGCATCAAAGCTGCGGTGAAGAAGACTGGCAAACAGACGGCCGTGGCCATCCTGGAGGACTACCAGCTACGGGACCCTAATACTAACCAGAAACAAGTAGAGAAACGGGACAAATAG
- the LOC115163283 gene encoding spartin isoform X3, whose translation MEEANQDAFDRARLQVIKDGYEKAFECINRGLTEDEAGHKAQALAQYTQGRQHLLRAISVPSQGDECVGSSWESARQMQHKMQETLNNITTRLAALETSPDPEFPPPRDASNGVPGTASNSNLYPKLEKEKPERPSPPELLMSNRQAGAVGGSVFPSLPLSPTRQSVVPGELPPAYSSQAADGHLTISYGTESGEMSLVGEEFYSHMSPSPPSPQSLGEDGEELFFLPHGVQIFFVTPDGQVSAPSYPGYLRMVKFTSQQSERVPNRPPAFLQVCDWLYPLMATDSPVLLCNTGVFMFPDMMASAPGSYVGVVLSSELPVEDRQLFQDLLSQMTDLRVQAPNEAADSINLSQKVSIAPLEEEEAPAAAEEEEEEKNLPEWSEKVASGILTGASWLSWGLVKGAEFTGIAIQKGASKLREHITPEDKPAHISPSVSKGLHVAKQATGGAVRVSQFLVDGVCMVAGCVGRELAPHVKKHGGKLVPESMKKDKDGRSNIDGAMVVAASGVQGFATMWTGLEVAAKNITVSVASETVNTVKHKFRGLQNILDPPNDKKTCI comes from the exons ATGGAGGAAGCCAATCAAGATGCCTTTGACAGAGCCAGGCTGCAAGTGATCAAAGATGGCTATGAGAAGGCCTTTGAGTGCATCAACAGAGGCCTGACAGAGGATGAAGCTGGCCACAAGGCCCAGGCCCTGGCCCAGTACACACAGGGTCGCCAGCACCTCCTCAGGGCCATCAGTGTGCCCTCACAAGGGGACGAGTGTGTTGGCAGCTCCTGGGAGTCAGCCCGCCAGATGCAGCACAAGATGCAGGAGACTCTGAACAACATCACCACTCGATTGGCGGCCCTAGAGACCAGCCCAGACCCTGAGTTCCCACCACCTAGAGATGCCTCTAATGGAGTCCCTGGGACAGCCTCTAACTCAAACCTCTACCCCAAACTGGAGAAGGAGAAACCAGAGCGGCCGTCTCCACCCGAGCTGCTGATGTCTAACCGCCAGGCTGGAGCTGTGGGAGGCAGTGTGTttccctccctgcctctttctCCCACTAGACAGTCTGTGGTGCCTGGCGAGCTGCCCCCAGCCTACTCTTCCCAGGCGGCTGACGGCCACCTGACTATCTCCTATGGGACAGAGTCTGGAGAAATGTCGCTGGTGGGAGAGGAGTTCTACAGCCACatgtccccctctcccccctctcctcagagcctgggggaggatggagaggaactCTTCTTTCTGCCTCACGGGGTGCAGATATTCTTTGTCACACCTGACGGCCAGGTCAGCGCTCCCTCCTACCCAGGGTACCTGCGGATGGTCAAGTTCACCAGCCAGCAGTCAGAGAGAGTGCCCAACCGGCCCCCAGCCTTCCTGCAG GTGTGTGATTGGCTGTACCCGCTGATGGCCACTGACTCCCCCGTCCTGCTGTGTAACACAGGGGTGTTCATGTTCCCAGACATGATGGCGTCCGCCCCGGGGTCCTACGTGGGCGTTGTGCTGTCCTCTGAACTGCCTGTAGAAGACAGACAGCTGTTCCAGGACCTGCTGTCCCAGATGACAGACCTCAGGGTGCAG GCTCCAAATGAGGCAGCAGACAGCATCAACCTGAGCCAGAAGGTGTCCATCGCTCCCCTCGAGGAAGAGGAGGCCCCTGCagcagcagaggaggaggaggaggagaagaacctGCCAGAGTGGAGCGAGAAAGTGGCCAGCGGCATCCTCACAG GGGCATCGTGGCTGAGCTGGGGCCTGGTGAAGGGGGCTGAGTTCACTGGCATAGCCATCCAGAAGGGGGCGTCCAAACTGCGGGAGCACATCACCCCCGAGGACAAGCCAGCCCACATCAGCCCCTCTGTCTCCAAGGGATTGCATGTAGCCAAACAGGCCACCGGGGGCGCTGTCCGCGTCAGCCAGTTCCTTG TGGACGGTGTGTGTATGGTGGCAGGGTGTGTGGGTAGAGAGCTAGCTCCCCACGTGAAGAAACATGGAGGCAAGTTGGTCCCGGAGTCCATGAAGAAAGACAAAGATGGACGATCCAACATCGATGGAGCCATGGTGGTGGCTGCTAGCGGCGTTCAAG GCTTCGCTACCATGTGGACCGGCTTGGAAGTAGCAGCAAAGAACATCACCGTCTCCGTTGCCTCAGAAACTGTCAACACTGTCAAGCATAA ATTTAGGGGTCTACAAAACATCTTAGACCCTCCTAATGACAAGAAGACATGTATTTAA